DNA from Aggregatimonas sangjinii:
GTGTTCATATGTTCGTAGGAAGCCGTAATCAGCTGTTTTAACGAAGCCATATCGATATCGGCCAGACGTTTAACATATAGGCAACTTTTGGCCGTTTTGTACTTTCCCAAGTTCGCCATGATTTCAGGGTAACGTTCAAAGCCCGCCATGATGTAAATGGAAAGACTTTTACTTCGAGGGGAAAAGCCTGTAAGAATCGAATCGCCTTCCCGGCCCGATTCGTATTTGTAGTGATACGTCCCAAACCCGATGATGGTCGGCCCCCACATCACGGGATCGTGGCCCGTTACTTCTTTCATCAGCTGAACGAGCACAAAAGAATCGGCCCGTTGGGCCTCATCCTTTACGGTTTCCAAAAAGTCGGACACGGCGACGGTGGTGGGTTTGGTTTTGTTCTCAGCCATAGGAATCGTTCTCGGTTCAAAGATTGCTTTTAAATATACAAAAAAAGATAGGCTGCCGTATGATGAAACGTTTTTGATTGCTATTCATCAAAGTACAATAAATCAACTAGTTATGCGTTAAATAGCAGCTACTTATTTGAAAGGCGATTGTTCCAAATCTAATTAAATACAAACAACCATGAAATATATTCTCCATACCGCCATGTTCTTGGCCCTGATTGCCATACTAAGTGCCTGTAGCGCAACCAGTCAATTGACTATGGGCGTTAAAGAGCCGGCACGTGTTCCCATTCCGTCGGATGTGGTTCGAATCGGACTGATCAATCGCAGTGTTCCGGCCGAAGGAAACGAATCTTTGGATAAAATCGATAAAATTCTGTCTTTGGAAGGCCTGCGTTTAGATGAGCTGGGAGCCCAATCGGCATTAAATGGATTAAAGGCAGAACTGGAGCGCAGTGGCCGTTTCGAGTCCGTTTCGTTAATCGATGGTGTTGATTCGGTCAGAAAAGGTTTAGGGGTGTTCCCAGCACAAATGAGTTGGGACGATATCGACGCCATTTGTGATGCGCACAATGTAGATGTCATTTTCTCCTTGGAATTCTACGATACGGATACGAACGTCGGATACGAACAAAAAATGGTCAACATCCCCAACCCACTTGGTATCAAAGCGGAAGTACCAGGCCATAGAGTAACCATTC
Protein-coding regions in this window:
- a CDS encoding DUF1801 domain-containing protein, whose translation is MAENKTKPTTVAVSDFLETVKDEAQRADSFVLVQLMKEVTGHDPVMWGPTIIGFGTYHYKYESGREGDSILTGFSPRSKSLSIYIMAGFERYPEIMANLGKYKTAKSCLYVKRLADIDMASLKQLITASYEHMNTKYNS